Proteins encoded by one window of Lathyrus oleraceus cultivar Zhongwan6 chromosome 1, CAAS_Psat_ZW6_1.0, whole genome shotgun sequence:
- the LOC127115289 gene encoding mitogen-activated protein kinase kinase kinase 5, with the protein MRWLPTLIFSPSSSHSSKVSSASSSSSSSSSSTITSPSTLKHSPSSSDVSDTRKPSRGMWFFGSGRKSTRSRKLRHVDVVHIEYDVASAPVSRSPSTRSYIRSSTSSSVAPQPLPLPELASPAGLQRHRDGDLRLPSPKEASGRSFESDVHTVVSLPTGFKMRSVFASRESRKNTEHMETKPPGNMMVRQDTSGAATPSFRENSFRISVPPRSASSSPFTSPTTNNTKHDDFVPYYYVSPKANQFWSAPEMPTSTGQPPPAFFDLSALRIDCASSPHQSSGGKSPKQQNPSSPLPRLSLDYPTPSRRESLGPPLSVHPLPLPPWSGSALPSPSATYSQPGGTKTESVSMKSQWQKGKLIGRGTFGSVYVATNRETGALCAMKEAEIFSDDPKSAESIKQLDEIKVLSHLKHPNIVQYYGSEIVEDKFYIYLEFIHPGSINKYVRDHCGAITESVVRNFTRHILSGLAYLHSKKTIHRDIKGANLLVDSSGVVKLADFGMAKHDLSFEVQGLRAHLYLLL; encoded by the exons ATGCGTTGGTTGCCAACCCTAATTTTCTCTCCTTCCTCTTCTCATTCTTCCAAAGTTTCATCGGCATCGTCTTCGTCTTCGTCTTCCTCTTCGTCTACCATTACATCTCCTTCTACGTTAAAACATTCTCCTTCTTCTTCCGATGTTTCCGATACTCGGAAACCCTCACGTGGCATGTGGTTTTTCGGTAGCGGTAGAAAATCCACGCGGTCGAGGAAGCTTCGACATGTTGACGTTGTTCACATTGAATACGACGTTGCTTCAGCGCCTGTTTCTCGTTCCCCGAGCACACGGAGCTACATTCGGTCTAGTACTTCTTCCTCCGTTGCGCCTCAGCCGTTGCCGTTGCCGGAGTTAGCTTCTCCGGCAGGATTGCAGAGGCATAGAGATGGTGATCTTCGTTTGCCGTCGCCTAAAGAAGCCTCTGGTAGATCCTTTGAATCTGATGTGCATACCGTCGTATCTCTTCCCACTGGATTTAAGATGCGGAG TGTTTTTGCTAGCCGAGAGTCAAGAAAAAATACGGAGCATATGGAGACAAAGCCACCCGGAAATATGATGGTGCGTCAAGATACAAGTGGTGCTGCAACTCCAAGCTTTCGAGAAAATAGCTTCCGGATAAGTGTCCCTCCAAGGAGTGCTTCAAGCAGTCCCTTTACCAGTCCCACAACAAACAACACCAAACATGACGATTTTGTGCCGTATTATTATGTGTCACCTAAAGCAAATCAGTTCTGGTCTGCACCAGAAATGCCAACATCTACAGGACAACCACCTCCTGCCTTCTTTGATTTATCTGCATTACGTATTGATTGTGCCTCTTCTCCCCATCAAAGTTCTGGAGGAAAAAGTCCCAAACAACAAAACCCTTCTTCACCCCTACCAAGGTTGTCCCTCGACTACCCAACACCTTCACGTCGTGAGAGTCTTGGTCCTCCTCTCAGTGTTCATCCTTTACCCTTGCCTCCTTGGTCTGGGTCTGCCTTACCTTCACCCTCTGCTACCTATTCCCAACCTGGGGGAACTAAGACAGAATCAGTATCTATGAAAAGTCAATGGCAAAAGGGTAAACTTATAGGGCGAGGTACTTTTGGAAGTGTTTATGTTGCCACTAATAG AGAAACTGGAGCATTGTGTGCAATGAAGGAAGCAGAAATATTTTCTGATGATCCAAAGTCTGCAGAGAGTATAAAGCAGTTAGAT GAAATTAAAGTTCTTAGCCATCTGAAACATCCAAACATTGTGCAGTATTATGGTAGTGAAATA GTAGAAGACAAGTTTTATATTTATTTGGAGTTTATCCATCCTGGTTCAATAAATAAATATGTTCGTGACCACTGTGGCGCGATAACAGAATCCGTTGTTCGGAATTTCACACGACATATTCTTTCGGGGTTGGCTTACTTGCACAGCAAAAAGACAATTCATAG GGATATCAAAGGGGCTAACTTGCTTGTTGATTCTTCTGGTGTTGTTAAGCTTGCTGATTTTGGGATGGCCAAACAT GATCTTTCATTTGAAGTTCAGGGATTAAGAGCACATTTGTACTTACTTTTGTGA